One window of Hujiaoplasma nucleasis genomic DNA carries:
- a CDS encoding MFS transporter, whose product MSSIKEHKGQMLKFGMYGFLKNLRFFEPFLILFFLATGDLNLFQVGLLVAIREIIIYIVEIPSGVIADMYGKKTQLVMCFLFYIISFLIFFLGGFYPSFWIFVIAMSLFGFGEAFRSGTHKAMIMQFLDVEDIVEPKSEVYGKTRSMSLIGSTIMSLISIALIILVKGQYHWLFLAAIIPYAIDLLMILTYPKYMNERKETTFKLKQFLKENWESLKYVFTTKKVRGFVFDASAFQAGFKSIKDYIQPLILAATIGLYVFSENQNEEVYIGIIYAIIYIISAVASANAYKLEAKIDKVKIINYAWLFMGIVSLILGFFVGNIYVIMVAFILMYILLNIRRPIMVQEIGDVTAEGRRASALSIQAQLTSLLLVVFAPLIGLIADYSYDLLFKLVGITMISIFVIAAITRRKLQYTN is encoded by the coding sequence ATGTCAAGTATTAAAGAACACAAAGGACAAATGCTCAAATTTGGTATGTATGGGTTCTTAAAAAATCTAAGATTTTTTGAACCTTTTTTAATATTGTTCTTTTTAGCAACGGGTGACCTCAATTTATTCCAAGTTGGTTTATTAGTTGCCATAAGAGAAATAATTATTTATATTGTAGAGATACCATCAGGAGTCATAGCTGATATGTATGGTAAGAAAACACAGTTAGTTATGTGTTTCCTATTTTATATAATCTCTTTTCTCATCTTTTTCTTAGGAGGATTTTATCCTTCATTTTGGATTTTTGTAATTGCTATGTCTCTCTTTGGTTTTGGGGAAGCATTTAGGTCGGGAACCCATAAAGCAATGATTATGCAATTTCTTGATGTTGAGGACATTGTTGAACCCAAGAGTGAAGTATATGGAAAAACAAGATCAATGTCATTAATCGGTTCAACAATCATGAGTCTTATTTCAATTGCGTTGATAATCCTTGTAAAAGGTCAATACCATTGGTTGTTCTTGGCTGCAATTATACCTTATGCAATTGACTTGTTAATGATTTTAACTTATCCAAAATACATGAACGAAAGAAAAGAAACAACATTTAAATTAAAACAATTTTTAAAAGAAAACTGGGAAAGTTTAAAATATGTCTTTACTACAAAAAAAGTAAGAGGATTTGTTTTTGATGCCTCAGCTTTTCAAGCTGGTTTTAAGAGTATAAAAGACTATATTCAACCTTTGATTTTAGCTGCAACTATTGGTTTGTATGTCTTTAGTGAAAACCAAAATGAGGAAGTCTATATTGGAATTATCTATGCTATTATCTATATTATCTCAGCAGTTGCAAGTGCAAACGCTTATAAACTTGAAGCAAAGATTGATAAAGTAAAGATTATAAATTATGCTTGGTTATTCATGGGAATCGTATCATTAATCTTAGGATTCTTTGTTGGAAACATCTATGTTATTATGGTTGCATTTATACTTATGTATATCCTTCTTAATATTAGAAGGCCTATTATGGTTCAAGAAATTGGTGATGTTACAGCAGAGGGAAGAAGAGCAAGTGCACTGAGTATCCAGGCTCAATTAACATCATTATTATTGGTTGTTTTTGCCCCTTTGATTGGTTTGATTGCAGACTATTCTTATGATTTATTATTCAAACTCGTGGGTATTACAATGATTTCTATCTTTGTTATAGCTGCTATTACTAGAAGAAAGTTACAATACACTAATTAA
- a CDS encoding M20 metallopeptidase family protein: MNLKDYVIEKRRHFHQFPEVGFHCKKTSQDIEVYLRELKVDHIHHVGVHSLIGVVQNGQGPTIGLRADFDALNILEDTELDFSSKNKGKMHACGHDAHTAMLLGTCKYLTEHKEEWTGTIKFIFQEAEEGPAPGGALAIVKSGLLDDVEDFYALHVSPQYETGVMAINYGPAMAAADTIHIEFIGKGAHAALPEEGIDPIIMQAEYIMSIQNIITRKISPMERSVITIAKVEAGTTHNVIPENAKLMGTVRTFSQNVRDKIRQELEKLAMSIANRHGGKLKFKYEYGYDPVINNKDSVDFFVQSAQAVLGKDSVEILELPMAGGEDFSRYINLKQGALAWLGVKQVDKETHNIHHPKFNLNEDALMNGVQIFIELIKRRNH, encoded by the coding sequence ATGAATCTTAAAGATTATGTTATTGAAAAAAGAAGACATTTTCATCAATTTCCTGAAGTTGGTTTTCACTGTAAGAAAACTTCTCAAGATATCGAGGTTTATTTAAGAGAATTAAAAGTTGATCATATCCACCATGTGGGTGTTCATTCTCTTATTGGAGTTGTTCAAAATGGTCAGGGACCAACCATAGGTTTAAGGGCGGATTTTGATGCTTTAAATATCTTGGAAGATACAGAGCTTGATTTTTCTTCTAAAAACAAGGGTAAAATGCATGCTTGTGGTCATGATGCTCATACAGCTATGTTATTGGGAACTTGTAAATATCTTACAGAACATAAGGAGGAATGGACAGGCACTATTAAGTTTATTTTCCAAGAAGCTGAAGAAGGTCCTGCGCCTGGTGGAGCCTTAGCCATTGTGAAATCTGGTCTATTAGATGATGTTGAAGATTTTTATGCTTTGCATGTTTCACCTCAGTATGAGACTGGTGTTATGGCAATAAATTATGGGCCAGCCATGGCCGCAGCTGATACTATTCATATAGAATTTATAGGTAAGGGTGCTCATGCTGCTTTGCCTGAAGAAGGTATAGATCCTATCATTATGCAGGCTGAATATATCATGTCTATACAAAATATAATTACTAGAAAAATTTCTCCAATGGAACGTTCAGTTATTACCATTGCAAAAGTAGAAGCTGGAACAACCCATAATGTTATTCCTGAAAATGCAAAGCTTATGGGAACGGTAAGAACCTTTTCTCAAAATGTTAGAGATAAGATTAGACAAGAACTTGAAAAACTTGCTATGTCTATTGCGAATAGACATGGAGGCAAATTGAAATTTAAGTATGAATATGGTTATGATCCAGTAATTAATAACAAAGATTCTGTTGATTTCTTTGTTCAATCAGCACAGGCGGTTCTTGGAAAAGACTCAGTTGAGATTTTAGAATTACCTATGGCTGGGGGAGAAGATTTTTCAAGATATATCAACTTAAAACAGGGAGCACTTGCTTGGCTTGGTGTTAAGCAAGTTGATAAAGAAACTCACAACATTCATCATCCTAAATTTAACTTGAATGAAGATGCGTTGATGAATGGTGTTCAAATATTTATTGAGTTAATTAAAAGGAGGAATCATTAA
- a CDS encoding DUF368 domain-containing protein: MFLELIIKGFIVGIAFIIPGVSGGTLAVYLGIYKKLLDSIGNIFTDFKNSMKFLIPFAIGGVISVLGLAKLFGILIEWNSYIVLMFFIGLLAGGLKHIYLKSQVKSLHLPSLISGGLAFMLLLLVIIIDKTKSTEGIEYFNLVFTDYLIIIGLGIVGATTMIIPGISGSAMLMVLGFYTAIVTNVIGNVLNFDNLSYNLRVLVFFALGIFIGIILFSKLISFLLDKYPKQTYFAILGFIIASIIGVFLEIKDPNSNVSFENQKPIYQDLWTYISENPWIVIIGLTLLVLGYISSQYLTKIELKGSQNES, encoded by the coding sequence ATGTTTCTTGAGTTAATAATTAAAGGATTTATTGTGGGTATAGCTTTCATCATTCCTGGAGTCAGTGGTGGAACTTTAGCTGTATATTTGGGTATTTATAAAAAATTATTGGATTCTATTGGCAATATTTTTACAGATTTTAAAAATTCAATGAAGTTTCTTATACCTTTCGCTATTGGAGGGGTCATATCTGTTTTAGGTCTTGCTAAATTGTTTGGAATCTTGATTGAATGGAATTCATATATCGTTTTGATGTTCTTTATTGGTTTATTGGCTGGTGGATTAAAGCATATCTATTTAAAATCTCAAGTTAAGTCTTTGCATTTGCCATCATTAATATCTGGTGGTTTAGCTTTTATGCTATTATTGCTAGTGATTATTATTGATAAGACCAAGAGTACAGAAGGAATTGAATATTTTAATTTGGTATTTACGGATTATTTAATAATTATTGGATTGGGCATTGTTGGTGCTACCACGATGATTATTCCTGGCATTTCTGGTTCAGCAATGTTAATGGTTCTAGGTTTTTATACAGCCATTGTAACTAATGTTATAGGGAATGTATTAAACTTTGATAATCTATCTTATAACTTACGAGTTCTAGTATTTTTCGCTTTAGGTATATTTATTGGAATTATATTATTTTCAAAGCTTATTTCTTTCTTGTTAGATAAGTATCCAAAACAAACATATTTTGCTATATTAGGATTTATAATAGCGAGTATTATTGGAGTTTTCTTAGAAATTAAAGACCCTAATTCTAACGTTTCATTTGAAAATCAAAAACCTATATATCAAGATTTATGGACTTATATTTCTGAAAATCCATGGATTGTTATTATAGGCTTAACTTTGTTGGTTTTAGGATATATTTCAAGTCAATATTTAACTAAAATAGAATTGAAAGGAAGTCAAAATGAATCTTAA
- the rimO gene encoding 30S ribosomal protein S12 methylthiotransferase RimO: MKIGFISLGCAKNLVDSEMILGILQQAGCIIVNDPEEADAIFVNTCGFIESAKTETLETILEMASYNKKLIVTGCYAKRYKEKLEKEMPFIDKIITLQDYPKIHLILNDLFSEEHMKFSPLRYENRLLTTSHYSPYVKIGEGCNNNCTYCAIPLIRGKFRSKPFQDVLSECQLLVDNGAKEINLISQDTSRYGSDYNKQNKSELHHLVHEISLLEGIELVRVLYLYPDEISDDLIEEVKTNPKVAKYFDIPIQHISSTVLKRMNRRGNKEFIEDLLNKIRREIPQAIIRTTYIVGFPGETHEDFNQLYEFTEKFQFDRLGVFAYSKEEDTGAYSMTNQVDELVKEERLEKIMKLQKRLSRQVNKKQLGSIHNTLIENYDPETKFYYGRSFAFAPDDIDGMIVFQSNKPLEIGQMVNVKIKTFFGYDLIGDRVEGEDNVS, from the coding sequence ATGAAAATAGGATTTATCAGCTTAGGCTGTGCAAAAAATTTAGTAGATTCAGAAATGATTTTGGGTATCTTACAACAAGCAGGATGTATTATTGTCAATGATCCTGAAGAAGCTGATGCCATTTTTGTGAATACCTGTGGATTTATTGAATCAGCAAAAACAGAAACATTAGAAACTATTTTAGAAATGGCTTCTTATAATAAAAAATTAATTGTTACAGGATGTTATGCAAAAAGGTATAAAGAAAAACTTGAGAAGGAAATGCCTTTTATTGATAAGATAATAACCTTGCAAGACTACCCTAAAATTCATTTAATTTTGAATGATTTGTTTTCAGAAGAACATATGAAATTTTCCCCTTTAAGGTATGAAAATCGTCTTTTAACGACATCTCATTATTCTCCTTATGTGAAAATAGGTGAAGGGTGTAACAATAATTGTACTTATTGTGCTATTCCTCTTATTAGGGGAAAATTCCGTTCAAAGCCATTTCAAGATGTTTTATCTGAATGTCAATTGTTAGTAGACAATGGTGCAAAAGAGATTAATTTAATTTCGCAAGATACTTCTAGGTATGGTTCTGACTATAATAAGCAAAATAAATCTGAATTACATCATTTAGTTCATGAAATATCTCTATTAGAGGGCATTGAATTGGTTAGGGTCCTTTATTTATATCCTGATGAGATAAGTGATGATTTAATTGAAGAAGTTAAAACTAATCCTAAGGTAGCCAAATACTTTGATATTCCAATTCAACATATTTCTTCTACAGTTTTAAAAAGAATGAATCGCCGTGGTAACAAAGAGTTTATTGAAGACTTATTAAACAAAATTAGAAGAGAAATTCCCCAAGCGATTATTAGGACAACATATATTGTTGGTTTTCCAGGAGAAACTCATGAAGATTTCAACCAATTATATGAATTTACAGAAAAATTTCAATTTGATCGTTTAGGGGTATTTGCTTACTCAAAAGAAGAAGATACAGGTGCTTATTCTATGACCAATCAAGTGGATGAGTTAGTTAAGGAAGAACGCTTAGAAAAAATAATGAAATTACAAAAACGTCTTAGCCGTCAAGTAAATAAGAAGCAACTTGGATCAATACATAATACTTTAATTGAAAATTATGACCCTGAAACGAAATTTTATTATGGAAGATCATTTGCATTCGCTCCAGATGATATTGATGGTATGATTGTATTTCAGTCTAATAAGCCTTTAGAAATAGGGCAAATGGTCAATGTGAAGATAAAAACATTCTTTGGCTATGACTTGATTGGAGACAGGGTAGAAGGTGAAGACAATGTTTCTTGA
- a CDS encoding HPr family phosphocarrier protein, giving the protein MIEEKFKIVYSQGLQARPATKLVSKANSFQAEMYMEYNDRKVNLKSIMGVLSLGVPANSKVKISVSGSDEDDAFKAISRIITEINEMV; this is encoded by the coding sequence ATGATTGAAGAAAAATTTAAGATTGTTTATTCACAAGGTTTACAGGCAAGACCAGCGACTAAACTTGTATCAAAAGCCAATAGTTTTCAAGCAGAAATGTACATGGAATATAATGATCGAAAAGTGAATTTGAAATCTATTATGGGTGTGCTTTCATTAGGTGTTCCAGCAAATTCTAAAGTAAAGATTTCTGTTTCAGGTAGTGATGAAGATGATGCTTTCAAAGCGATTTCAAGAATTATCACTGAAATAAATGAGATGGTGTAA
- a CDS encoding inorganic diphosphatase, whose translation MSRIIEAVIEIPMGTQNKYEIDKEKNRIKLNRVLYSKMTYPAEYGFIEKTLAEDNDPLDILVLATTQTFPGCIVDARVVGYLDMYDSGERDQKIIAVVDADPRFDDINDISDIKSLQLREIKLFFENYKILEPGHHVKVLDYYSKADAIELIEECQVRYTEELSKKL comes from the coding sequence ATGTCAAGAATTATCGAAGCAGTCATCGAAATTCCTATGGGTACACAAAATAAATATGAAATTGATAAAGAAAAGAATAGAATAAAATTAAATAGGGTCTTATATTCTAAAATGACTTATCCTGCAGAGTATGGCTTTATTGAAAAAACATTAGCTGAGGATAATGATCCGCTTGATATTTTAGTTTTAGCTACTACCCAAACATTTCCGGGTTGTATTGTTGATGCTAGAGTTGTTGGTTATTTAGACATGTATGATTCAGGAGAAAGAGATCAAAAAATCATCGCTGTTGTAGATGCTGATCCAAGATTTGATGATATTAATGATATTAGTGATATTAAATCTCTTCAATTGAGAGAAATTAAGTTGTTTTTTGAAAACTATAAAATTCTTGAACCTGGTCACCATGTAAAAGTATTAGATTACTATTCTAAAGCAGATGCCATTGAATTGATTGAAGAATGTCAAGTTAGATACACTGAAGAATTATCAAAAAAATTGTAA
- a CDS encoding amidohydrolase: MYLIKNANLLSMADINYEITDILIDGKEIKKIGKLNESDYPQAKVIDAKENYVTPGLVDPHCHIGLYEESIGFEGSDGNEMTSPVTPELRAIDAIKPQDVAFIEAREHGVTTVVTGPGSANCIGGTFTVIKTYGKTIDDMILVPEISMKMALGENPKRVYSSKSQTPATRMATTAVIRDALSKARDYKDKIDEYEQNRKANKEAKKPEFNMKWASLARVFDGLQVKIHAHQQDDIVTAIRIIEEFGLDGTIEHCTEGHLITDYLKEHNQQVIIGPTLGSKSKYELRNKTFESGRILKEAGIEFAIMTDHPVIHASSNLTQLGLFVREGLDELEAFKAVTINAAKITKIDHKVGSIEVGKDADIVIWNGHPLHYMTKTQMVMINGEIIHQ; this comes from the coding sequence ATGTATTTAATTAAGAACGCGAATTTGTTAAGCATGGCAGACATCAACTATGAGATTACAGATATTTTAATTGACGGAAAAGAAATTAAAAAAATAGGTAAACTGAATGAATCAGATTACCCACAAGCTAAAGTCATTGATGCTAAAGAGAATTATGTGACACCTGGATTAGTAGATCCTCACTGTCATATTGGTCTATACGAAGAATCGATTGGCTTTGAAGGGTCTGATGGTAATGAAATGACATCACCTGTCACGCCAGAGTTAAGGGCTATTGATGCTATAAAACCTCAGGATGTTGCTTTTATTGAGGCTAGAGAACATGGAGTAACAACTGTTGTCACCGGACCTGGTTCAGCCAATTGTATCGGCGGTACATTCACTGTTATAAAAACTTATGGAAAAACAATTGATGATATGATTCTTGTGCCTGAAATATCTATGAAAATGGCTTTAGGTGAGAACCCTAAGAGAGTATATAGTTCTAAATCTCAAACACCAGCAACTAGGATGGCAACTACAGCGGTTATTAGAGATGCCTTATCAAAAGCAAGAGACTATAAGGATAAGATTGATGAATATGAGCAAAATAGAAAAGCCAATAAAGAAGCTAAGAAACCTGAATTTAATATGAAGTGGGCATCTTTAGCAAGAGTATTTGATGGATTGCAAGTTAAAATTCATGCTCATCAACAAGATGACATTGTAACTGCTATTAGAATTATAGAAGAATTTGGGTTAGATGGTACGATTGAACATTGTACTGAAGGACACTTAATCACTGATTATTTGAAGGAACATAATCAACAAGTTATCATTGGACCTACTTTAGGTTCAAAATCTAAATATGAATTAAGAAACAAAACCTTTGAATCAGGAAGAATATTGAAAGAAGCAGGAATTGAATTTGCTATTATGACTGACCATCCTGTTATTCACGCTTCAAGTAATTTAACACAATTAGGCTTATTTGTAAGAGAAGGTCTGGATGAGTTGGAAGCTTTTAAAGCAGTGACTATAAATGCTGCTAAAATAACTAAAATTGACCATAAAGTTGGAAGTATCGAAGTCGGAAAAGATGCAGATATAGTTATTTGGAATGGACACCCATTACATTATATGACAAAAACACAAATGGTCATGATTAATGGTGAAATCATTCACCAATAA